A genome region from Ottowia testudinis includes the following:
- a CDS encoding GDYXXLXY domain-containing protein, translated as MSAAIPPERRLVEAAQAEQLLPPEATAAWREEGGPSWIITVLSFLGAQLVVLPFLAFLGLLAYRLFFEPPGTFIAAAMLIGGASVLLHARPGMFLEQLSFSALLAGLALLVVGFRAELSNVVLLVLLVVLLGVALVARVPWVQRVLGFLAGLAFLLLVLWPVGGLPGGDAWTDSMWRLVAFPMVLNAALLALAWAWWAATEPRWSGRAAAPALHALADGVGVALLLAVAYGSTRHFWTLDFLGRGPAGSADDPTAGLARIFTLGWPALLQMALVVISAAWLMRHWRLRQTAQPRGLGLMALVYAVLLLACFVIPHVGVVALVGTLALGTGRRLMLGLALATLLAQLSGFYYALAWPLAHKAALLAGIGAALGLALWALRERTAPGAPLTAPALDAGPRWMAPVLIAAGALLALTTVHFDVKKKEEVIAQGQKIYVPLAPRDPRSLMQGDYMALNFAFPSDVHKALAEDDALGATRHAHVVATLDARGVATVLRVARAGEALATGERLLPVKRLKHDWVLVTDAFFFPEGQGEPFASARFGEFRALPDGRALLVGLADEHLQAIQPAPRKKPKE; from the coding sequence ATGAGCGCCGCCATCCCACCCGAGCGCCGGCTGGTCGAGGCCGCGCAAGCCGAGCAACTGCTTCCACCCGAAGCCACCGCCGCCTGGCGTGAGGAGGGCGGGCCGTCCTGGATCATCACCGTCCTCAGCTTCCTGGGCGCGCAACTGGTGGTGCTGCCGTTTCTGGCCTTTCTGGGGCTGCTGGCGTACCGCCTCTTCTTTGAGCCGCCGGGCACTTTCATCGCCGCCGCCATGCTGATCGGCGGCGCGTCGGTGCTGCTGCACGCACGGCCGGGCATGTTCTTGGAGCAACTCAGCTTCAGCGCGCTGCTGGCGGGGCTGGCCTTGCTGGTGGTGGGCTTTAGAGCCGAGTTGAGCAACGTGGTGCTGCTCGTTTTGCTGGTGGTGCTGTTGGGCGTGGCGCTGGTGGCGCGCGTGCCATGGGTGCAGCGCGTACTGGGTTTTCTGGCCGGCCTGGCGTTCCTGCTGCTGGTGCTGTGGCCGGTGGGCGGTCTGCCAGGCGGGGATGCGTGGACGGACTCGATGTGGCGCCTGGTGGCCTTTCCCATGGTCTTGAATGCCGCACTGCTGGCGTTGGCGTGGGCGTGGTGGGCCGCCACCGAGCCGCGCTGGTCGGGCCGCGCCGCGGCGCCCGCGCTGCACGCGCTGGCCGATGGCGTGGGCGTGGCCTTGCTGCTGGCGGTGGCGTATGGCAGCACGCGGCATTTCTGGACGCTGGATTTCCTTGGGCGCGGCCCCGCCGGCTCGGCCGACGACCCCACGGCGGGGCTGGCGCGCATCTTCACGCTGGGCTGGCCGGCGCTGCTGCAAATGGCGCTGGTGGTGATCTCGGCCGCCTGGCTGATGCGGCACTGGCGCTTGCGCCAGACGGCACAGCCGCGCGGCCTGGGCTTGATGGCGCTGGTCTACGCCGTGCTGCTGCTGGCGTGCTTCGTGATTCCGCACGTGGGCGTGGTGGCGCTGGTCGGCACGCTGGCGCTGGGCACCGGGCGGCGGCTGATGCTGGGGCTGGCGCTGGCCACGCTGCTGGCGCAGCTTTCCGGCTTTTACTACGCGCTGGCCTGGCCGTTGGCGCACAAGGCGGCGTTGCTGGCGGGCATCGGCGCGGCGCTGGGCCTGGCGCTGTGGGCGCTGCGCGAGCGCACGGCGCCCGGCGCGCCACTGACGGCGCCGGCGCTCGACGCCGGCCCGCGCTGGATGGCTCCTGTTTTGATAGCTGCTGGCGCTTTGTTGGCGCTGACCACCGTGCATTTCGACGTCAAAAAGAAGGAAGAAGTCATCGCCCAAGGTCAGAAAATCTACGTGCCTTTGGCGCCGCGCGATCCGCGCTCGTTGATGCAGGGCGATTACATGGCGCTCAACTTTGCCTTTCCGTCCGACGTGCACAAGGCGCTGGCCGAAGACGACGCGCTGGGCGCCACGCGCCATGCCCACGTCGTCGCCACGCTCGACGCACGCGGCGTGGCCACCGTGCTGCGCGTTGCGCGCGCGGGCGAGGCGTTGGCCACCGGCGAGCGCCTGCTGCCCGTCAAGCGTCTCAAGCACGACTGGGTTCTGGTGACCGACGCGTTTTTCTTCCCTGAAGGGCAGGGCGAGCCTTTTGCCAGCGCCCGTTTTGGCGAGTTCCGCGCGCTGCCCGATGGGCGCGCCTTGCTGGTCGGCCTGGCCGACGAGCACCTGCAAGCCATTCAGCCCGCGCCGCGCAAAAAACCCAAGGAGTAG
- a CDS encoding isovaleryl-CoA dehydrogenase, which produces MTATHDVFNQATPLADVSLWDINAPLQDALRLHAPGLDTSALRGLGARAGSAALQDHARLANAHLPRLRTHDRFGHRIDEVEFHPSYHALMSAACEAGLHGTPFSDAAQASGHAHLQRAAAFMLFTEAEPAMLCPISMTYAVTPALRDNPAIYRDWAPQLTARAYDPALKLWRDKPGVTMGMAMTEKQGGSDVRANTTQAAPDGHDDWGARYRLTGHKWFCSAPMCDAFLVLAQAAGGLSCFFLPRVLPDGSRNTLRIQRLKDKLGNKANASSEIEFDGTLAWRVGEEGRGVPQILAMGTMTRLDCALGTSGLMRQALAIALHHTAQRSAFGKRLIEQPLMRNVLADLALESEAATALSLRLAHAFDHQDDAQQRLLARVLTPIAKFWICKRGSLFAQEAMECLGGNGYVEEAGEGVMARIYREMPVNSIWEGAGNIMALDLLRALRQGDVAAALAHELSPARGQHAALDRMIDALPQRVADGVPETEARVLARDVALTLQGALLAQSAPAAVFGAFCDSRLARHHDVFGTLGAGADFDAIVRRAMPMN; this is translated from the coding sequence ATGACCGCCACGCACGACGTCTTCAACCAGGCCACGCCGCTGGCCGATGTGAGCCTGTGGGACATCAACGCCCCACTGCAAGACGCGCTGCGCCTGCACGCGCCCGGCTTGGACACGTCCGCCCTGCGTGGCCTGGGCGCGCGCGCCGGCAGCGCCGCGCTGCAAGACCACGCGCGCCTGGCCAATGCGCACCTGCCGCGCCTGCGCACGCACGACCGCTTTGGCCACCGCATCGACGAGGTGGAATTTCACCCCAGCTACCACGCGCTGATGAGCGCCGCTTGCGAAGCGGGGCTGCACGGCACGCCGTTTTCAGACGCCGCGCAGGCCAGCGGCCACGCGCACCTGCAGCGCGCCGCCGCCTTCATGCTGTTCACCGAGGCCGAGCCGGCCATGCTGTGCCCGATCTCCATGACCTACGCCGTCACGCCCGCGCTGCGTGACAACCCCGCCATCTACCGCGACTGGGCGCCGCAGCTCACCGCGCGCGCCTACGACCCGGCCTTGAAGCTGTGGCGCGACAAGCCGGGCGTGACCATGGGCATGGCCATGACGGAAAAGCAGGGCGGATCCGACGTGCGCGCCAACACCACGCAAGCCGCGCCCGATGGCCACGACGACTGGGGCGCGCGCTACCGGCTCACCGGCCACAAGTGGTTTTGCTCGGCGCCCATGTGCGATGCGTTTTTGGTGCTGGCACAGGCGGCGGGCGGCCTGTCGTGCTTTTTCTTGCCGCGCGTGCTGCCGGATGGCTCGCGCAACACGCTGCGCATTCAGCGCCTGAAAGACAAGCTGGGCAACAAGGCCAACGCCTCATCCGAAATCGAATTCGACGGCACGCTGGCCTGGCGGGTCGGTGAAGAAGGCCGCGGCGTGCCGCAAATCCTGGCCATGGGCACGATGACGCGGCTGGATTGTGCCTTGGGCACCAGCGGTCTGATGCGCCAGGCGCTGGCGATCGCGCTGCACCACACGGCGCAGCGCAGCGCCTTTGGCAAGCGCCTGATCGAGCAGCCGCTGATGCGCAACGTGCTGGCCGACCTGGCTCTTGAAAGCGAAGCCGCCACGGCGCTGTCGCTGCGGCTGGCGCACGCCTTTGACCATCAAGACGACGCACAGCAGCGCCTGCTGGCGCGCGTGCTGACGCCGATTGCCAAGTTCTGGATCTGCAAGCGCGGCAGCTTGTTCGCGCAGGAAGCCATGGAATGCCTGGGCGGCAACGGCTACGTGGAAGAAGCGGGCGAGGGCGTGATGGCGCGCATCTACCGCGAAATGCCGGTCAACAGCATCTGGGAAGGCGCCGGCAACATCATGGCGCTGGACCTGCTGCGCGCGTTGCGCCAGGGCGACGTGGCCGCCGCGCTGGCGCACGAGCTGTCGCCTGCGCGCGGACAGCACGCCGCGCTCGACCGCATGATCGACGCCTTGCCGCAGCGCGTGGCCGATGGCGTGCCAGAAACCGAAGCGCGGGTGCTGGCGCGCGACGTGGCGCTGACGCTGCAAGGCGCGCTGCTGGCGCAATCCGCGCCGGCGGCGGTGTTTGGCGCGTTCTGTGATTCGCGGCTGGCCAGGCACCACGACGTGTTCGGCACGCTGGGCGCAGGCGCCGACTTCGACGCCATCGTGCGGCGGGCGATGCCGATGAATTGA
- a CDS encoding diacylglycerol/lipid kinase family protein encodes MFIVFNAASGQADTLRASEQVASRLRTAGQAHHIFVAQAPGELGSVIGRAVHGARDAGGAVVAAGGDGTLNAVAQAAWNSRLLMGVLPLGTFNYFGRAHGMPTELDDAVDALLRARPRPVPLGLLGERVFLVNASVGLYPRLLLQREQAKRRFGRHRGVALLSGLRTLLRGGSVMTLQLHAQGQMRVVRTRTLFVGNNDLQLHALGLREALAVEQGRLAAITLQPLSTLRTLWLVLRGALGRLDGAEGVDSFAFDRLVVQPRRRATSMQVAMDGEVLRMATPLVFQTAPHPLQLLVPPDEDEEPDA; translated from the coding sequence ATGTTCATCGTTTTCAACGCCGCGTCTGGCCAGGCCGACACACTGCGCGCGAGCGAACAGGTGGCCAGCCGCTTGCGGACAGCGGGGCAGGCGCACCATATTTTCGTCGCGCAGGCACCGGGCGAGCTGGGCAGCGTCATCGGGCGGGCCGTGCACGGTGCGCGCGACGCGGGCGGGGCCGTGGTGGCCGCTGGCGGAGATGGCACGCTGAACGCCGTGGCCCAGGCCGCCTGGAACAGCCGCCTGCTGATGGGCGTGCTGCCACTGGGCACCTTCAACTACTTTGGCCGCGCGCACGGCATGCCGACCGAGCTGGACGATGCCGTCGATGCCCTGTTGCGCGCCCGCCCGCGGCCGGTGCCGCTGGGCCTGCTGGGCGAGCGAGTGTTCCTGGTCAACGCGAGTGTCGGCCTATATCCCCGCCTGCTGCTGCAGCGCGAGCAGGCCAAGCGCCGCTTTGGGCGGCACCGCGGGGTGGCGCTGCTGTCGGGGCTGCGCACCCTGCTGCGCGGCGGCAGCGTGATGACGCTGCAACTGCACGCGCAGGGCCAGATGCGGGTGGTTCGCACGCGCACGCTGTTCGTCGGCAACAACGATCTGCAGCTGCATGCCCTGGGCCTGCGTGAAGCGCTCGCGGTGGAGCAGGGCCGCCTCGCCGCCATCACGCTGCAACCGCTGTCCACGCTGCGCACGCTGTGGCTGGTATTGCGCGGCGCCTTGGGCCGGCTGGACGGCGCCGAGGGCGTGGACAGCTTTGCTTTCGACCGCCTGGTGGTGCAGCCGCGCCGCCGCGCCACGAGCATGCAGGTGGCCATGGATGGCGAGGTGCTCCGCATGGCCACGCCGCTGGTGTTTCAGACCGCGCCACATCCCTTGCAGCTGCTGGTGCCGCCCGATGAGGATGAGGAGCCGGACGCATGA
- a CDS encoding SDR family oxidoreductase, whose translation MITDFKGKTAVITGAASGFGLECARIAAQRGMNVVLVDVQADALEKAEQEIQALGARTLSRRVDVAKAPVMELLAQHVQEEFGAPHFVFNNAGVGAGGLIWENTVKDWDWVLGVNVWGVIHGVRLFTPLMLDAAKKDPAYQGHIVNTASMAGLLTPPNMGIYNVSKHAVVALTETLYQDLKLVTDQISASVLCPYFVPTGINQSERNRPADLAPGASTVSQRIGQAMSDKAVGSGKITAAEVAQKVFDAMEQDQFYVFSHPKALGNVASRMQAMVDIANPPDPFTERPEIGEQLRAALRQA comes from the coding sequence ATGATCACCGACTTCAAAGGTAAAACCGCCGTCATCACCGGCGCCGCTTCAGGCTTTGGCCTCGAATGCGCGCGCATCGCCGCCCAGCGCGGCATGAATGTGGTGCTGGTCGACGTGCAGGCCGATGCGCTTGAAAAAGCAGAGCAAGAAATCCAGGCCCTGGGCGCACGCACGCTGTCGCGGCGCGTGGATGTGGCCAAGGCGCCGGTGATGGAGCTGCTGGCGCAGCACGTGCAGGAGGAGTTCGGGGCGCCGCATTTCGTCTTCAACAACGCCGGCGTCGGCGCCGGTGGACTGATCTGGGAAAACACCGTCAAGGACTGGGATTGGGTGCTGGGTGTCAATGTGTGGGGCGTGATCCACGGCGTGCGCCTGTTCACACCCCTGATGCTGGACGCCGCCAAGAAAGACCCGGCCTATCAAGGCCACATCGTCAACACGGCCAGCATGGCCGGGCTGCTCACGCCGCCCAACATGGGCATCTACAACGTCAGCAAGCACGCGGTGGTGGCGTTGACCGAGACGCTGTATCAGGACCTGAAGCTGGTTACCGACCAGATCAGCGCCAGCGTGCTGTGCCCGTACTTCGTGCCGACCGGCATCAATCAGAGCGAGCGCAACCGTCCGGCCGATCTGGCCCCTGGCGCGTCCACGGTGAGCCAGCGCATCGGCCAGGCGATGAGCGACAAGGCCGTGGGCAGCGGTAAGATCACCGCCGCTGAAGTGGCGCAAAAAGTGTTCGACGCCATGGAGCAGGACCAGTTCTACGTCTTCAGCCACCCCAAGGCGCTGGGCAATGTGGCCTCGCGCATGCAGGCCATGGTGGACATTGCCAACCCGCCCGATCCCTTCACCGAGCGGCCCGAGATTGGCGAGCAGTTGCGCGCCGCCCTGCGCCAGGCTTGA
- a CDS encoding DUF2157 domain-containing protein, with product MHALIHQLAHRFALDGAGAERLWALSDLHRKPDQLGPYLYRSLAVLAALLLGAGLIFWVAANWQDQTREFKLHLLEGAVLVSALAALVLPRLRTACLLLATLALGGLLAFVGQTYQTGADAWQLFLAWAALALAWALAARRDGLWAVWILIVGLALALWSGDALLNPLQSLLTGRHTRSLLTPVLWVAAFLLPLALPRLKLVPAGAPISWRLAALLALSAWCTYALFGLFARDQAWQYFFNALLVAGAAALTWALRPRDFVVLGLTVLALNVLLISGFARLLFEGARGDGVAAALMLTLIAAACVGASGTWLYRLQREEAAA from the coding sequence ATGCACGCATTGATTCATCAACTGGCCCACCGCTTCGCGCTCGATGGCGCGGGCGCCGAGCGCCTGTGGGCGCTGTCCGACCTGCACCGCAAGCCGGATCAACTGGGGCCGTACCTTTATCGCAGCCTGGCGGTGCTGGCGGCCCTGCTGCTGGGCGCGGGGCTGATTTTTTGGGTGGCCGCCAACTGGCAGGACCAGACGCGCGAATTCAAGCTGCACCTGCTCGAAGGCGCGGTGCTGGTCAGCGCCCTGGCCGCGCTGGTGCTGCCGCGCCTGCGCACCGCCTGTCTGCTGCTGGCCACGCTGGCGCTGGGCGGGCTGCTGGCCTTCGTCGGCCAGACCTACCAGACCGGCGCCGACGCCTGGCAGCTGTTCCTGGCCTGGGCCGCGCTGGCACTGGCCTGGGCGCTGGCGGCGCGGCGCGACGGTTTGTGGGCGGTGTGGATTCTGATCGTTGGCCTGGCGCTGGCGCTGTGGTCGGGCGATGCACTGCTCAACCCACTGCAAAGCCTGCTCACCGGGCGCCACACGCGCAGTCTGCTCACGCCGGTGCTGTGGGTGGCGGCGTTTCTGCTGCCGCTGGCGCTGCCCCGGTTGAAGCTGGTGCCCGCGGGCGCGCCCATCAGCTGGCGCCTGGCGGCGCTGCTGGCGCTCAGTGCCTGGTGCACTTACGCCCTGTTTGGCTTGTTTGCGCGCGATCAGGCGTGGCAATACTTCTTCAACGCGCTGCTGGTGGCCGGCGCCGCCGCGCTGACCTGGGCACTGCGCCCGCGCGATTTCGTGGTGCTGGGCCTGACGGTGCTGGCGCTCAATGTGCTGCTGATCAGCGGGTTCGCGCGGCTGTTGTTTGAAGGCGCGCGGGGCGATGGCGTGGCCGCTGCCCTGATGCTGACGCTGATCGCCGCCGCTTGCGTGGGCGCCAGCGGCACCTGGCTGTACCGCTTGCAGCGCGAGGAGGCCGCCGCATGA
- a CDS encoding SDR family oxidoreductase, giving the protein MTRTVQQLFDLKGKTALVTGGSRGLGLQMAHALGEAGARIMLSSRKAADLEEAVADLQAAGIDARWIAADCAIEADIHRLADETLERMGDIDILVNNAGAAWGAPAEDHPLDAWDKVMNLNVRGYFLLSQRVAKKSMISRKQGRIINIASIAGLGGNPPEMQTIAYNTSKGAVVNFTRALACEWGKYGITVNAICPGFFPSKMTRGTLEAMGEEKLAAHAPLKRLGDDEDLKGITLLYASDAGKHITGQWLAVDGGVSVITGG; this is encoded by the coding sequence ATGACCCGCACCGTCCAGCAACTGTTTGATCTGAAAGGCAAGACCGCTCTCGTCACCGGGGGCTCGCGCGGGCTGGGCCTACAGATGGCGCACGCGCTGGGCGAGGCCGGCGCGCGCATCATGCTCAGTTCGCGCAAGGCGGCTGATCTGGAAGAAGCGGTGGCCGACTTGCAGGCCGCCGGCATCGACGCCCGCTGGATCGCCGCCGATTGCGCCATCGAGGCCGACATTCACCGCCTGGCCGACGAAACGCTGGAGCGCATGGGCGACATCGACATCCTGGTCAACAACGCGGGTGCCGCCTGGGGCGCGCCAGCGGAGGACCACCCGCTGGACGCCTGGGACAAAGTGATGAACCTGAACGTGCGCGGCTACTTTTTACTCAGCCAGCGCGTTGCCAAGAAAAGCATGATCTCGCGCAAGCAAGGCCGCATCATCAACATCGCCAGCATCGCCGGGCTGGGAGGCAACCCGCCGGAGATGCAGACCATTGCCTACAACACCAGCAAGGGCGCGGTTGTCAATTTCACGCGCGCGCTGGCCTGCGAATGGGGCAAGTACGGCATCACGGTGAATGCCATCTGCCCGGGCTTTTTCCCCAGCAAGATGACGCGCGGCACGCTGGAGGCGATGGGCGAGGAAAAACTAGCCGCGCACGCCCCGCTCAAGCGCCTGGGCGATGACGAAGACCTGAAGGGCATCACGCTGCTGTACGCCAGCGACGCGGGCAAGCACATCACCGGCCAGTGGCTGGCGGTGGATGGCGGTGTGAGCGTGATCACGGGTGGGTGA
- a CDS encoding NADP-dependent oxidoreductase translates to MPQNRQILLDNRPEGEAVASNFKLVSTDTPALKDGEVLVRHHYLSLDPYMRGRMNDSKSYAASQPLGEVMIGGTVGEVVESKNPKFAVGDQVVGMGGWQEYSVVDGNAPGMLRKVDTTHVPLSHYLGAVGMPGVTAWYGLVKIIAPKEGNTLVVSAATGAVGSAFAALAKARGCRVVGIAGGPEKCKYAVDELHFDACIDYRQHPDVKTMSKALKDACPNGIDGYFENVGGYILDSVLLRTNAFARIALCGMIAGYDGAPLPLQNPALILVNRLMIQGFIVSEHMEVWPEALKELGTLVGTGKLKPRETVAQGIESAPEAFLGLLKGKNFGKQLVKLS, encoded by the coding sequence ATGCCGCAAAACCGCCAAATCCTGCTCGACAACCGTCCCGAGGGCGAAGCCGTCGCCAGCAACTTCAAGCTCGTCAGCACCGATACGCCCGCACTCAAAGACGGCGAGGTGCTGGTGCGCCACCATTACCTCAGCCTCGACCCCTACATGCGCGGCCGCATGAACGACAGCAAGAGCTACGCAGCCAGCCAGCCGCTGGGCGAAGTGATGATCGGCGGCACGGTAGGCGAGGTGGTCGAGAGCAAGAACCCGAAGTTCGCGGTGGGCGACCAAGTGGTCGGCATGGGCGGCTGGCAGGAGTACAGCGTGGTGGACGGCAACGCGCCCGGCATGCTGCGCAAGGTGGACACCACCCACGTGCCGCTGTCGCACTACCTGGGCGCTGTGGGCATGCCGGGCGTGACGGCGTGGTACGGGCTGGTGAAAATCATCGCGCCGAAAGAAGGCAACACGCTGGTCGTCAGCGCCGCCACCGGCGCGGTGGGCAGCGCCTTTGCCGCGCTGGCCAAGGCGCGTGGCTGCCGCGTAGTGGGCATTGCCGGTGGGCCGGAAAAGTGCAAATACGCCGTGGACGAGCTGCACTTCGACGCCTGCATCGACTACCGTCAACACCCCGACGTCAAGACCATGAGCAAGGCGCTGAAGGACGCCTGCCCGAACGGCATTGACGGCTACTTCGAGAACGTCGGCGGCTACATTCTCGATTCCGTCCTGCTGCGCACCAACGCCTTTGCGCGCATCGCCCTGTGCGGCATGATCGCCGGCTACGACGGTGCGCCGCTGCCGCTGCAGAACCCGGCGCTCATCCTGGTCAACCGCCTGATGATCCAGGGCTTCATCGTCAGCGAGCACATGGAAGTGTGGCCCGAGGCGTTGAAAGAACTCGGCACCCTGGTCGGCACCGGCAAGCTCAAGCCGCGCGAGACGGTGGCCCAGGGCATCGAGAGCGCGCCCGAAGCCTTCCTGGGATTGCTCAAGGGCAAAAATTTCGGCAAGCAGCTGGTCAAGCTGAGCTGA
- a CDS encoding YoaP domain-containing protein encodes MRFIELTPQTIENEHICCAFSDKKCSAGYAMKKEWLAGQFEKGYVFRRLNERAKVFIEYGPAEMAWAPVSAPGYIMLGCFWVSGKYKGRGHAKTLLQGAVAEGEQSNKEGILAVVGKNKYHFMADGEWLRRQGFEEVDTTASGFSLMVLNNRTARSRPQFNESVRSGSCSSKARVAAYYTNRCPYTDYHVNTSLQESASKRGLSLEIIKIDSLTKAQIAPSPATIFSLFFDGRFITTDLSVCMDSRFDTIVGRAL; translated from the coding sequence ATGCGATTTATTGAGCTGACTCCGCAAACGATTGAGAATGAGCATATCTGCTGTGCGTTTTCAGATAAAAAGTGCTCCGCTGGCTACGCCATGAAGAAAGAGTGGCTCGCCGGGCAGTTTGAAAAGGGTTACGTATTTCGCCGACTGAATGAGCGCGCCAAGGTTTTCATTGAGTACGGCCCCGCCGAAATGGCCTGGGCTCCTGTATCAGCCCCTGGCTACATCATGCTGGGTTGCTTTTGGGTTTCAGGCAAGTACAAAGGCCGCGGTCATGCAAAAACGTTGCTGCAAGGGGCGGTCGCAGAGGGGGAGCAGTCAAATAAAGAGGGTATTTTGGCAGTGGTGGGTAAAAATAAATACCATTTCATGGCCGATGGCGAGTGGTTACGTCGGCAGGGTTTTGAAGAGGTGGATACCACTGCTTCAGGATTTTCACTGATGGTTTTAAATAATCGAACTGCACGCAGCCGGCCGCAGTTCAATGAATCAGTCAGAAGTGGATCGTGCTCGTCAAAAGCCCGGGTGGCAGCCTATTACACCAATCGGTGCCCCTATACGGACTATCACGTGAACACGTCCTTGCAGGAAAGTGCAAGCAAGCGTGGGCTCTCACTGGAAATAATAAAAATTGACAGCTTGACCAAGGCCCAAATAGCGCCATCTCCGGCGACCATTTTCAGCCTGTTTTTTGACGGAAGATTTATCACCACAGATTTGAGTGTTTGCATGGATAGTCGTTTTGACACGATAGTGGGACGCGCGCTGTGA
- a CDS encoding PaaI family thioesterase, producing the protein MSFGVHIPFVDLLGFTLERFEGGESTLHYAPQPEHCNSFGVTHGGAVMTFLDVVMATAARSANVESGIITIEMKTSFMRPAPRSTDGKPLVGKGRLLHRTRSMAFVEGAIYDPAGQLCATATGTFKYVAPAERPDHTKGPLPTD; encoded by the coding sequence CTGTCCTTCGGCGTCCACATTCCCTTTGTCGATCTGCTCGGCTTCACGCTGGAGCGCTTCGAGGGCGGTGAATCCACACTGCACTACGCGCCGCAGCCCGAGCACTGCAACTCATTCGGCGTCACCCACGGCGGCGCGGTGATGACGTTTCTGGACGTGGTCATGGCTACAGCCGCGCGCAGCGCCAACGTAGAAAGCGGCATCATCACCATCGAGATGAAGACCAGCTTCATGCGGCCAGCGCCCCGGTCGACCGATGGCAAGCCACTGGTGGGCAAGGGCCGGTTGCTGCATCGCACCCGCAGCATGGCGTTTGTGGAAGGTGCGATTTACGACCCAGCGGGTCAGTTGTGCGCCACCGCGACAGGCACCTTCAAATACGTGGCGCCTGCCGAGCGGCCCGACCATACCAAGGGCCCGTTGCCCACCGATTGA
- a CDS encoding metallophosphoesterase family protein has translation MILHITDPHFGTERPAVVAALIALARQRRPGQIVLSGDITQRARPAQFAAARDFVQRLCDACGIDAVRDVLVIPGNHDIPLFNLPLRLADPYGRFCRAFGARLNPMIRTPQAWLIGVNTTRLWRHKHGEVSTAQIERVAARLRAAPDGALRVVVTHQPLMVIERGDRRDLVRGHRAAIRAWVAAGADLFLSGHTHQSFVAPLLGDGRQAWVVQTGTAVSRRVREHVPNSVHLIDWPGESGGARVVERWDCSGERFERVACTQIALSHGMPALPLG, from the coding sequence ATGATCCTGCACATCACCGACCCGCATTTCGGCACCGAGCGGCCCGCCGTGGTGGCAGCGCTGATCGCGCTGGCGCGCCAGCGTCGGCCCGGCCAAATTGTGTTGTCGGGCGACATCACGCAGCGAGCGCGGCCCGCGCAGTTTGCCGCGGCGCGGGACTTTGTGCAGCGCCTGTGCGATGCCTGCGGCATCGACGCCGTGCGCGATGTGCTGGTGATTCCGGGCAACCACGACATTCCCTTGTTCAACCTGCCGCTGCGGTTGGCCGATCCCTATGGCCGGTTCTGCCGCGCGTTTGGTGCGCGGCTCAACCCAATGATCCGAACGCCCCAGGCGTGGCTGATCGGCGTCAACACCACGCGGCTGTGGCGGCACAAGCATGGCGAGGTGTCGACGGCGCAGATCGAGCGCGTGGCCGCGCGCTTGCGCGCCGCGCCCGATGGCGCACTGCGCGTGGTCGTCACGCATCAGCCGCTGATGGTGATCGAGCGCGGCGACCGCCGCGACCTGGTACGCGGACACCGGGCCGCCATCCGGGCGTGGGTGGCCGCCGGCGCGGACCTGTTCCTGAGCGGCCACACCCACCAATCCTTCGTGGCGCCGCTGCTGGGCGACGGGCGGCAGGCGTGGGTGGTTCAAACGGGCACGGCGGTATCGCGTCGCGTACGGGAGCATGTGCCCAACAGCGTCCATTTGATCGACTGGCCGGGCGAGAGCGGCGGCGCGCGGGTGGTGGAGCGTTGGGACTGCAGCGGCGAGCGCTTCGAGCGCGTGGCGTGCACCCAGATCGCCTTGAGCCATGGGATGCCGGCCTTGCCGCTGGGCTGA